A window from Mesorhizobium sp. WSM2240 encodes these proteins:
- the ubiE gene encoding bifunctional demethylmenaquinone methyltransferase/2-methoxy-6-polyprenyl-1,4-benzoquinol methylase UbiE — MSEQRTTAAGGLETSYGFKDVGAGEKQTLVNDVFHRVAGRYDLMNDLMSGGLHRLWKDALVSWLNPPKRPGWKVLDVAGGTGDIAFRIIDASHGNAHATVLDINGSMLAVGRERAAKRGLQANTDFVEANAEQLPFADETFDAYTIAFGIRNVPRIEVAFSEGFRVLKPGGRFLCLEFSEVEMPLLDRIYEAWSFSAIPRIGQVVAGDGEPYTYLVESIRKFPNQANFASMISRAGFDRVTWRNYSGGIAALHSGWKL; from the coding sequence ATGTCAGAGCAGCGCACAACGGCCGCCGGCGGCTTGGAAACCTCCTACGGTTTCAAGGATGTGGGCGCCGGCGAGAAGCAGACGCTGGTCAACGACGTGTTTCATCGCGTTGCCGGCCGCTATGATTTGATGAACGATCTGATGTCGGGCGGGCTGCACCGCCTGTGGAAGGACGCGCTGGTCTCCTGGCTCAATCCTCCGAAGCGGCCGGGCTGGAAAGTGCTGGACGTTGCCGGCGGCACAGGCGACATCGCCTTCCGCATCATCGACGCCTCGCACGGCAACGCCCATGCGACGGTGCTCGACATCAACGGCTCGATGCTGGCAGTCGGCCGCGAGCGCGCCGCAAAGCGCGGGCTGCAAGCCAACACCGATTTTGTCGAGGCGAATGCCGAGCAACTGCCTTTCGCCGACGAGACGTTCGACGCTTACACGATCGCCTTCGGCATCCGCAACGTGCCGCGCATCGAGGTCGCTTTCTCTGAAGGGTTCCGCGTGCTGAAGCCGGGCGGCCGCTTCCTCTGCCTGGAATTTTCCGAGGTCGAGATGCCGCTGCTCGACAGGATCTACGAGGCCTGGTCGTTCAGCGCCATTCCGCGCATCGGCCAGGTCGTGGCCGGCGATGGCGAGCCCTATACCTACCTGGTCGAATCGATCCGCAAATTCCCCAACCAGGCGAACTTTGCTTCGATGATCAGCCGCGCGGGCTTCGACCGCGTGACATGGCGCAATTATTCCGGCGGCATCGCAGCGCTGCATTCGGGCTGGAAGCTGTGA
- a CDS encoding adenosine deaminase — MPLKAELHCHIEGAAAPELAIRQAQKYGKDASPYIQNGSFVWHDFTSFLRAYDFAADLFRTEDDYARLSEHYLTSLARDGAIYSEIFTSPDHAIKAGLSPQAYTDALGEGIARAKAKTGIEGRMIVTGVRHVGLESIEAAARFAAKCGHPLVTGFGVAGDERNGDIEDYVRAFEIAREAGLGITIHAGEFGGWESVQAALDHIRPSRIGHGVRAIENPDLVKRIATEGVVLECCPGSNIALKVFASFAEHPFPALRAAGCKVTLNSDDPPYFWTTLKREYDIAAEHFGMSDKDLTAVTRTAIEAAFVDRKTKAQLLARLNTGQR, encoded by the coding sequence ATGCCTTTGAAAGCCGAATTGCACTGCCACATCGAAGGTGCGGCAGCACCCGAACTCGCGATCAGGCAGGCGCAGAAATACGGCAAGGATGCCTCTCCCTACATCCAGAACGGCTCCTTCGTCTGGCATGATTTCACCAGTTTCCTGCGGGCCTACGACTTTGCCGCCGACCTGTTCCGCACCGAGGACGACTATGCGCGGCTGTCGGAACATTACCTGACCAGCCTGGCGCGCGACGGCGCAATCTATTCCGAGATCTTCACCTCGCCCGACCATGCGATCAAGGCGGGCCTGTCGCCGCAGGCCTATACCGACGCGCTCGGCGAAGGCATAGCGCGGGCCAAGGCCAAGACCGGCATAGAAGGCCGGATGATCGTCACCGGCGTGCGGCATGTCGGCCTCGAATCGATCGAAGCTGCGGCGCGCTTCGCGGCGAAATGCGGCCATCCCCTGGTGACCGGCTTCGGCGTTGCCGGCGACGAGCGGAACGGCGACATCGAAGACTACGTACGCGCCTTCGAGATCGCGCGCGAGGCCGGTCTCGGCATCACCATCCATGCCGGCGAGTTCGGCGGCTGGGAAAGCGTGCAGGCTGCGCTCGACCACATCCGTCCTTCGCGCATAGGCCACGGAGTGCGCGCAATCGAAAACCCCGATCTGGTCAAGCGCATCGCCACCGAGGGCGTGGTGCTGGAATGCTGCCCCGGTTCGAACATCGCGCTGAAAGTATTCGCCAGCTTTGCCGAGCACCCGTTCCCCGCTTTGCGGGCGGCCGGCTGCAAGGTCACGCTCAATTCCGACGACCCGCCCTATTTCTGGACCACGTTGAAACGCGAATACGACATTGCGGCGGAACATTTCGGCATGAGCGACAAGGATCTCACGGCCGTGACGCGCACCGCGATCGAAGCGGCTTTCGTGGACAGGAAAACCAAGGCGCAGCTTCTTGCGCGGCTGAACACTGGCCAGCGCTGA
- the upp gene encoding uracil phosphoribosyltransferase — MGVTVVDHPLVQHKLTIMRDKETSTASFRRLLREISLLLGYEVTRDLELTTKSIETPIETMEAPILEGKKLVFASVLRAGNGLLEGLLDLVPAARVAHIGLYRDHETLEAVEYFFKAPSDLADRLVIVVDPMLATANSAIAAIEKLKGRGATNLRYLCLLAAPEGIERFTKAHPDVQVYTASIDRQLNEKGYIVPGLGDAGDRLYGTK, encoded by the coding sequence ATGGGCGTTACCGTCGTCGACCACCCGCTTGTCCAGCACAAGCTCACAATCATGCGCGACAAGGAAACGTCGACAGCGAGCTTCCGGCGGCTGCTGCGCGAGATCTCGCTGCTGCTGGGCTACGAGGTGACCCGCGACCTGGAGTTGACGACCAAGTCCATCGAGACGCCGATCGAGACGATGGAGGCGCCGATCTTGGAGGGCAAGAAGCTGGTCTTCGCCTCGGTGCTGCGCGCCGGCAACGGCCTGCTCGAAGGCCTGCTCGATCTGGTTCCGGCAGCGCGCGTCGCCCATATCGGCCTCTACCGCGACCATGAAACACTGGAGGCCGTCGAGTATTTCTTCAAGGCGCCGAGCGACCTTGCCGACCGGCTGGTGATCGTCGTCGACCCGATGCTGGCGACCGCCAATTCCGCCATCGCGGCGATCGAAAAGCTGAAGGGCCGCGGCGCGACCAATCTGCGCTATCTCTGCCTGCTCGCCGCTCCCGAGGGCATAGAGCGCTTCACCAAGGCTCATCCGGACGTCCAGGTCTATACCGCCTCGATAGACCGCCAGCTCAACGAAAAGGGCTATATTGTGCCGGGCCTCGGCGACGCCGGCGACCGGCTTTACGGGACGAAGTAG
- a CDS encoding TIGR02281 family clan AA aspartic protease — protein MLRQLIILGVCAGTSMLIPVAYQANPQAFHALLRPGVDDPSATPKAAANTVRPKTPAQPETLTGRKVRLTADPRGHFLADFKLNGRRIEALVDTGATAVAINASTARRIGLSLKSSDFRHSVNTANGETRAAAVMIDRIEIGRIYLENIEAAVLDDKALSGTLIGMSFLKRLGKFEIENGTLLLVQ, from the coding sequence ATGCTGCGGCAACTCATCATCCTCGGCGTCTGCGCCGGCACATCGATGCTGATCCCCGTTGCCTATCAGGCTAACCCGCAGGCCTTTCATGCCTTGCTGCGGCCCGGCGTGGACGACCCCAGCGCCACGCCCAAAGCCGCCGCCAACACTGTACGGCCGAAGACGCCTGCCCAGCCGGAAACCCTGACGGGCAGGAAGGTGCGGCTCACCGCCGATCCGCGCGGGCACTTCCTGGCCGACTTCAAGCTCAACGGCCGCCGGATCGAGGCGCTGGTCGATACCGGCGCAACCGCAGTGGCCATCAATGCCTCCACAGCGCGGCGCATCGGGCTTTCCCTGAAAAGCTCCGATTTCCGGCATTCCGTCAATACGGCCAATGGCGAGACCAGGGCGGCCGCCGTGATGATCGATCGCATCGAGATCGGCCGCATTTATCTCGAGAACATCGAAGCTGCTGTGCTCGATGACAAAGCGCTGTCGGGCACGCTGATCGGCATGAGCTTTCTCAAACGGCTGGGCAAATTCGAGATCGAGAACGGGACGCTGCTGCTGGTGCAGTGA
- the deoA gene encoding thymidine phosphorylase, protein MLPQEIIRRKRDDQPLTSEEIAGFIAGVTSGTVSEGQAAALAMAIFFNGMSREEAVALTLAMRDSGEVLDWSDLPGPVTDKHSTGGVGDNVSLMLAPIVAACGAYVPMISGRGLGHTGGTLDKMDSIPGYTTQPDIRLLRKAVLSAGCAIIGQTADLAPADKRLYAIRDVTATVESVPLITASILSKKLAAGLQSLVLDVKLGNGAFMAKSRDATTLATSLVEVANGAGLKTSALITGMNEPLASAAGNAVEVGNAVDFVTGRVRDGRLEEVTLELAAEMLQAAGIAGSNREGIERASRVLQSGKAAETFGRMVAELGGPADFIEKSRQYLPKAKVERAVSAPTDGYVAGVATREVGLAVVTLGGGRTRPEDSVDHSVGITRLLPVGAEVKAGEALALVHARSEDEAEQASAAILAAYTIGETKPPLQKAVIRRIGARI, encoded by the coding sequence ATGCTTCCCCAGGAAATCATCCGCCGAAAGCGTGACGACCAGCCGCTCACATCCGAGGAGATCGCCGGCTTCATCGCCGGCGTCACCTCCGGCACGGTTTCCGAGGGCCAGGCCGCTGCGCTGGCGATGGCCATCTTCTTCAACGGCATGAGCCGCGAAGAGGCGGTCGCGCTGACGCTGGCAATGCGCGATTCCGGCGAAGTGCTTGACTGGTCCGACCTGCCCGGCCCGGTGACCGACAAACATTCGACCGGCGGCGTCGGGGACAATGTCTCGCTGATGCTGGCGCCGATCGTGGCCGCCTGCGGCGCCTATGTGCCGATGATTTCCGGCCGCGGCCTCGGCCATACCGGCGGCACGCTCGACAAGATGGATTCCATCCCCGGCTACACGACCCAGCCCGACATAAGACTGCTGCGAAAGGCGGTCCTGTCGGCGGGCTGCGCCATTATCGGGCAGACCGCCGATTTGGCGCCCGCCGACAAGCGGCTCTACGCCATCCGCGACGTAACCGCGACGGTCGAATCCGTGCCGCTGATCACGGCGTCCATCCTGTCGAAGAAGCTCGCCGCCGGGCTGCAGTCGCTGGTGCTCGACGTCAAGCTCGGCAATGGCGCCTTCATGGCGAAGTCGCGCGATGCAACCACGCTCGCCACCAGCCTCGTCGAGGTGGCCAATGGCGCGGGCCTGAAAACGTCGGCGCTGATCACCGGTATGAACGAGCCGCTGGCCTCGGCTGCCGGCAATGCCGTCGAGGTCGGAAACGCTGTGGATTTCGTGACCGGGCGCGTCCGCGACGGGCGGCTGGAGGAGGTGACGCTGGAACTCGCCGCCGAGATGCTACAGGCTGCCGGCATCGCCGGATCCAATCGCGAAGGCATTGAGCGCGCCTCCCGGGTGCTGCAGAGCGGCAAGGCTGCGGAGACCTTCGGGCGTATGGTGGCGGAACTCGGCGGGCCGGCGGATTTCATCGAGAAAAGCCGGCAATATCTGCCCAAGGCGAAGGTCGAACGCGCGGTTAGCGCGCCGACCGACGGCTATGTCGCGGGCGTGGCGACCCGCGAGGTCGGCCTCGCCGTCGTCACGCTCGGCGGCGGCCGCACACGGCCGGAAGACAGCGTCGACCATTCGGTCGGCATCACACGGCTGCTTCCAGTCGGCGCGGAGGTGAAGGCCGGCGAGGCGCTGGCGCTGGTCCATGCAAGATCGGAGGACGAGGCGGAACAGGCGTCGGCCGCGATCTTGGCAGCTTATACAATAGGCGAGACAAAGCCGCCATTGCAGAAGGCGGTGATCAGGCGGATCGGCGCACGGATTTAG
- a CDS encoding purine-nucleoside phosphorylase: MNEAADRLVERLNGRMPAIALVLGSGLGGLAGEVEDAVRIPYADLPGFPAGGVTGHAGEIVAGSFAGTPVLMLAGRAHYYEHGNAAAMRPALETLAGIGVTKLILTNAAGSVDPDMPPGSVMLITDHINFSGSNPLFGEPTDRRFVGLTEAYDAGLRTAFEAAALATGTKLHKGVYMWFSGPSFETPAEIRMARFVGATAVGMSTVPEVILARFLGLRVAAASVITNLAAGMTGAELSHQETKDMAPIGGARLATVLKHMFAEGLLDG, encoded by the coding sequence ATGAACGAAGCGGCGGACCGGCTTGTCGAAAGGCTGAATGGGCGGATGCCGGCGATCGCCCTGGTTCTCGGCTCCGGCCTCGGCGGGCTGGCCGGCGAGGTGGAGGATGCGGTGCGCATCCCCTATGCCGACCTGCCCGGCTTTCCGGCAGGCGGCGTCACCGGCCATGCCGGCGAGATCGTCGCCGGCAGCTTCGCCGGAACGCCGGTGCTGATGCTCGCCGGCCGCGCGCATTATTACGAGCACGGCAATGCCGCCGCCATGCGCCCGGCGCTGGAGACGCTTGCCGGCATAGGCGTGACAAAGCTGATCCTCACCAACGCCGCCGGCTCCGTCGATCCGGATATGCCGCCGGGCTCGGTCATGCTGATCACGGACCACATCAATTTCTCGGGTTCCAACCCGTTGTTCGGCGAGCCGACAGACCGCCGCTTCGTCGGCCTCACCGAGGCCTATGATGCGGGGCTGCGCACAGCCTTTGAGGCGGCAGCGCTGGCGACCGGCACAAAGCTGCACAAGGGCGTCTATATGTGGTTTTCCGGCCCGTCCTTCGAGACGCCGGCCGAGATCCGCATGGCCCGCTTCGTAGGCGCGACGGCAGTCGGCATGTCGACAGTGCCTGAGGTCATCCTCGCCCGCTTCCTCGGCCTGCGCGTCGCCGCGGCTTCCGTCATCACCAATCTCGCCGCCGGCATGACCGGCGCGGAACTGTCGCATCAGGAAACCAAGGACATGGCGCCCATCGGCGGCGCGCGGCTGGCGACGGTGCTGAAGCATATGTTTGCGGAGGGGCTGCTGGATGGGTAG
- the cdd gene encoding cytidine deaminase, with protein MSHDLFLAAKAAMKNAYAPYSKFPVGAAIRTTDGRVFSGCNIEIASYPEGWCAETTALGHYIMGGGGEIAEIAVVAERMARITPCGGCRQRLAEFAGADAKLYLCDDAGVVETVTMGTMLPYGFEGGILK; from the coding sequence TTGTCCCATGACCTTTTCCTGGCGGCCAAGGCTGCCATGAAAAACGCCTATGCGCCCTATTCGAAATTCCCGGTCGGCGCTGCCATCCGCACCACGGACGGCAGGGTGTTTTCCGGCTGCAATATCGAGATCGCCTCCTATCCGGAGGGCTGGTGCGCCGAGACGACGGCGCTAGGCCATTACATTATGGGAGGCGGGGGCGAGATCGCGGAGATCGCGGTCGTCGCAGAGCGCATGGCGAGGATCACGCCCTGCGGCGGTTGCCGCCAGAGGCTCGCCGAATTCGCCGGCGCGGATGCGAAACTCTATCTCTGCGACGATGCGGGTGTAGTCGAAACCGTGACCATGGGCACGATGCTTCCCTACGGGTTCGAGGGCGGGATTCTGAAATGA
- a CDS encoding ABC transporter permease, translating into MAFVDVMLQIFDATIRVSVPLLLACLAGLYSERSGVFDIGLEGKMLAGAFAGASAAAVTGSAWLGLGAAIVTAVFFALVHGFASITHRGNQIVSGVAINFIAAGSTIILGQAWFRQGGRTPSLSGDARFQAITLPGADAVRDVPVLGPLYSELISGHSLLVYVAFLMVPFTWWVLFRTRFGLRLRAVGENPAAVDTAGISVTWLRYRAVIFTGVLTGMAGAYLSIAQNAGFVKDMTAGKGFIALAALIFAKWKPVPAMFACLLFGFLEAASIRFQGLPWPVIGKVPVQLINALPFILTVILLAGFIGKAIPPRAGGVPYVKER; encoded by the coding sequence ATGGCATTCGTCGATGTGATGCTGCAGATTTTCGACGCGACCATCCGCGTTTCCGTGCCGCTGCTGCTCGCCTGCCTGGCCGGGCTCTATTCGGAGAGGTCCGGCGTCTTCGACATCGGGCTCGAGGGCAAGATGCTGGCCGGCGCTTTTGCCGGCGCGTCGGCCGCCGCGGTCACAGGCTCCGCCTGGCTGGGCCTGGGCGCCGCGATTGTCACCGCCGTGTTCTTCGCACTGGTGCATGGCTTCGCCTCGATCACCCATCGCGGCAACCAGATCGTCTCGGGCGTCGCCATCAATTTCATCGCGGCCGGGTCGACCATCATCCTCGGCCAGGCCTGGTTCCGCCAGGGCGGGCGCACCCCGTCGCTTTCCGGAGACGCGCGCTTCCAGGCAATCACGCTGCCCGGCGCCGATGCGGTGCGCGACGTGCCGGTGCTCGGGCCGCTCTATTCCGAACTGATCTCGGGCCATTCGCTGCTGGTCTATGTCGCCTTTCTGATGGTGCCGTTTACATGGTGGGTGCTGTTTCGCACCCGCTTCGGCCTGAGGCTGCGCGCCGTCGGCGAAAACCCGGCGGCGGTCGACACGGCGGGCATTTCGGTTACGTGGCTGCGCTACCGGGCGGTCATCTTCACCGGCGTCCTTACGGGCATGGCCGGCGCCTATCTGTCGATCGCGCAGAATGCCGGCTTCGTGAAGGACATGACCGCCGGCAAGGGCTTTATCGCGCTGGCCGCGCTCATCTTCGCCAAATGGAAGCCGGTGCCCGCAATGTTCGCCTGCCTGCTGTTCGGCTTCCTTGAGGCGGCGTCGATCCGCTTCCAGGGCCTGCCCTGGCCGGTGATCGGCAAAGTGCCGGTACAGCTTATCAATGCGCTGCCCTTCATACTGACGGTGATCCTGCTCGCCGGCTTCATCGGCAAGGCGATCCCGCCGCGCGCCGGCGGCGTGCCTTATGTGAAGGAGCGGTAA
- a CDS encoding ABC transporter permease, translated as MSVPYAKLPGWADYGLIPVVNLVVAFLVAGIVVLLVGENPLSAAAILIDGAFGSGQNIAYTLYYATNFIFTGLAVAVAFHAGLFNIGGEGQAYIAGLGVALVCLTFDAVLPWWLTFPLAIAASAAVGALWALIPAYLQAKRGSHIVITTIMFNFIAASVMVYLLVGPLKPAGSMAPQTRNFLDGAQLPKLGWLLEAVGLSVRSAPLNVSFLLALLMAWLVWVLIWRSKLGYEMRTFGFSPKAARYAGISEVRIIIVAMLISGALAGMMALNPIMGDQHHMSLDFVAGAGFVGIAVALMGRSHPAGIVPAAILFGVLYQGGAELAFEMPNISRDMIVIIQGLVILFAGALEHMFRAPIQAVFASFSPRSVGVAAPKGEGA; from the coding sequence ATGAGCGTGCCCTACGCAAAACTCCCAGGCTGGGCCGATTACGGCCTGATCCCGGTCGTCAATCTTGTGGTTGCTTTCCTTGTCGCCGGCATCGTCGTGCTGCTCGTCGGCGAAAATCCGTTGAGCGCGGCCGCCATACTGATTGACGGTGCTTTCGGCAGTGGCCAGAACATCGCCTACACACTGTACTACGCGACCAATTTCATCTTCACCGGCTTGGCCGTCGCGGTGGCGTTCCACGCCGGCCTGTTCAACATCGGCGGCGAAGGGCAGGCTTATATTGCCGGGCTCGGCGTGGCGCTGGTCTGCCTCACCTTCGATGCGGTCCTGCCCTGGTGGCTGACATTTCCGCTGGCCATAGCGGCTTCGGCCGCGGTCGGCGCGCTGTGGGCGCTCATCCCGGCCTATCTGCAGGCCAAACGGGGCTCCCATATCGTCATCACCACCATCATGTTCAATTTCATCGCCGCCAGCGTGATGGTTTATCTGCTTGTTGGTCCGTTGAAACCGGCCGGCTCGATGGCGCCGCAGACACGCAACTTCCTGGACGGCGCGCAACTGCCGAAGCTGGGCTGGCTGCTGGAGGCGGTCGGGCTGTCCGTGCGGTCGGCGCCGCTCAACGTATCCTTCCTTCTGGCGTTGCTGATGGCCTGGCTGGTCTGGGTGCTGATCTGGCGTTCCAAGCTCGGCTATGAGATGCGCACCTTCGGCTTTTCGCCCAAGGCGGCGCGCTACGCCGGCATCTCGGAAGTCCGCATCATCATCGTCGCCATGCTGATCTCCGGCGCGCTGGCCGGCATGATGGCACTCAACCCGATCATGGGCGACCAGCATCACATGTCGCTCGATTTCGTGGCGGGCGCCGGTTTTGTGGGCATCGCGGTGGCGCTGATGGGCCGCTCGCATCCGGCCGGCATCGTGCCGGCGGCGATCCTGTTCGGCGTGCTCTACCAAGGCGGCGCTGAACTCGCCTTCGAGATGCCCAACATCTCGCGCGACATGATCGTCATCATTCAGGGTCTCGTCATCCTTTTCGCAGGTGCGCTCGAACACATGTTCCGTGCGCCCATCCAGGCGGTATTCGCCTCGTTCAGCCCGCGATCGGTCGGGGTCGCGGCGCCGAAGGGGGAGGGCGCCTGA
- a CDS encoding cysteine hydrolase family protein has product MTTPALLVIDVQNAIDDPKWGRRGQPEMERTIGELLSAWRERRLPIVHIRHDSTDAASPYRPGTRGNEFKPEVAPQPGEPVVDKRTNSAFIGTDLMDLLDELQVSQLIMTGVLLENSVEATARMAGNLGFEVIIPEDAVASIDRTDLRGRHWPAEDVHALTLAILDKEYAKISDARSVIESLP; this is encoded by the coding sequence ATGACGACCCCGGCGCTTCTCGTCATCGATGTGCAGAATGCTATCGACGACCCAAAATGGGGCCGGCGCGGTCAGCCGGAGATGGAACGGACAATCGGCGAGCTTTTGTCGGCGTGGCGCGAGCGGCGCCTGCCGATCGTCCATATCCGCCACGATTCGACCGACGCCGCTTCGCCCTACCGGCCGGGCACGCGCGGCAACGAGTTCAAGCCGGAAGTCGCGCCGCAGCCGGGCGAGCCCGTAGTCGACAAGCGCACCAACAGCGCCTTCATCGGCACCGACCTGATGGACCTGCTCGATGAATTGCAGGTCAGCCAATTGATCATGACCGGCGTGCTGCTCGAAAATTCGGTCGAGGCGACCGCCCGCATGGCCGGCAATCTCGGCTTCGAGGTCATCATCCCGGAAGACGCGGTGGCAAGCATCGACCGCACCGACCTGCGCGGCAGGCATTGGCCGGCGGAGGATGTGCACGCGCTGACGCTGGCCATCCTCGACAAGGAGTACGCAAAAATTTCTGACGCAAGATCGGTAATCGAGTCCCTGCCATGA
- a CDS encoding ABC transporter ATP-binding protein, translating into MAEAAIELVGINKSFGAVRANRDINLEIQRGTIHGIVGENGAGKSTLMSILYGFYQADSGEIRVGGKPAVIKTPNDAIAIGIGMVHQHFMLVANFSVIENIILGAEGEALLKTSIAKARSELVRLEKEYGLEVDPDALIEELPVGLQQRVEILKALYRSADILILDEPTGVLTPPEADHLFRILQKLKDEGKTIVLITHKLREIMAITDNVSVMRQGQMVATRQTAKTTVEELAELMVGRRVLLRVDKGEAKPGEFKLRVKNLTVKDSRGVTMVDNVSFDVRGGEIVGIAGVAGNGQSELIEAISGIRRAVSGSVELDGKPIDVTGFADPGELRDRGLAHVPEDRHHVGLVLAFEENENSILGYHDKPQYLKGPFLNIEAIQKDAEEKIAKYDIRPGNSRLRTANFSGGNQQKIVLAREMEQDPGVLIVGQPTRGVDVGAIEFIHKRLIAMRDQGKAVLLISVELDEIRSLSDRILVMFAGRIVGERGADATEGELGLLMAGVERQEAAE; encoded by the coding sequence ATGGCGGAGGCCGCAATCGAGCTTGTCGGCATCAACAAGAGCTTCGGCGCGGTCCGGGCCAACCGGGACATCAATCTCGAAATCCAGCGCGGCACCATTCACGGCATCGTCGGCGAAAACGGTGCCGGCAAGTCGACGCTGATGTCCATCCTCTACGGCTTCTACCAGGCCGACAGCGGTGAAATCCGGGTCGGCGGCAAGCCGGCGGTGATCAAGACGCCGAACGACGCGATTGCCATAGGCATAGGCATGGTCCACCAGCACTTCATGCTGGTGGCAAATTTTTCGGTCATCGAAAACATCATTCTGGGCGCCGAGGGCGAAGCGCTGCTGAAAACCAGCATCGCCAAGGCACGATCCGAACTGGTGCGGCTGGAAAAGGAGTATGGGCTCGAAGTTGATCCGGATGCGTTGATCGAGGAATTGCCGGTCGGCCTGCAGCAGCGCGTCGAAATCCTTAAGGCCCTCTACCGCAGCGCCGATATTCTCATCCTCGACGAGCCGACCGGCGTCTTGACGCCGCCGGAGGCCGACCATCTGTTCCGTATCCTCCAGAAGCTGAAGGACGAGGGCAAGACGATCGTCCTCATCACTCACAAGCTGCGCGAGATCATGGCCATCACCGACAACGTCTCGGTGATGCGCCAGGGCCAGATGGTTGCGACACGCCAGACGGCGAAGACGACAGTCGAGGAACTCGCCGAACTGATGGTCGGGCGGCGCGTTCTGCTCAGGGTCGACAAGGGCGAAGCAAAGCCCGGCGAGTTCAAGCTCCGGGTGAAGAACCTGACGGTCAAGGATTCGCGCGGCGTCACAATGGTCGATAACGTCTCCTTCGACGTGCGCGGCGGCGAGATCGTGGGCATTGCCGGCGTCGCCGGCAACGGCCAGTCCGAACTGATCGAGGCGATTTCCGGCATCCGCCGAGCCGTTTCGGGCAGTGTCGAACTCGACGGCAAGCCGATCGACGTAACCGGCTTTGCCGATCCCGGCGAATTGCGCGACCGTGGCCTCGCGCACGTGCCGGAGGACCGTCACCATGTCGGTCTGGTGCTCGCCTTCGAAGAGAACGAGAATTCAATCCTCGGCTATCACGATAAGCCGCAATATCTGAAAGGTCCGTTCCTGAACATCGAGGCGATCCAGAAGGACGCCGAGGAGAAGATCGCGAAATACGACATCCGGCCCGGCAATTCGCGGCTGAGAACCGCCAATTTCTCCGGCGGCAACCAGCAGAAGATCGTGCTCGCGCGGGAAATGGAACAAGACCCCGGCGTGCTGATCGTCGGCCAACCAACGCGCGGCGTCGACGTCGGCGCCATCGAATTCATCCACAAGCGCCTCATCGCCATGCGCGACCAGGGCAAGGCCGTGCTCCTGATCTCGGTCGAACTCGACGAGATACGATCGCTGTCGGACCGCATCCTGGTTATGTTTGCCGGCCGGATCGTCGGCGAGCGCGGCGCGGACGCAACCGAAGGCGAGCTTGGCCTGCTGATGGCCGGTGTCGAGCGCCAGGAGGCCGCCGAATGA
- a CDS encoding SlyX family protein, with protein sequence MTTPGDRLTTLEIRTAEQEKTIEELSGQIVDQWKEIERLQKTLEALATRFLALEEQTAPDTPVTRPPHW encoded by the coding sequence ATGACGACGCCCGGTGACCGGCTGACGACGCTTGAAATCCGCACCGCCGAACAGGAAAAGACGATCGAGGAGCTTTCCGGCCAGATTGTCGATCAGTGGAAGGAGATCGAGCGCCTGCAGAAGACGTTGGAAGCGCTCGCCACGCGCTTTCTGGCCTTGGAGGAGCAGACTGCGCCCGACACACCGGTAACCAGACCGCCGCACTGGTAA
- a CDS encoding VOC family protein — MAKVTGIGGFFFRARDPKALAAWYETHLGIDDIAKTVWRQQAGPTVFTPFSEDTDYFGRAGQQWLINFRVDDLDAMMAGLEAAGIAVETRAEWDSEVGRFCRIHDPEGNPIELWEPSAGNR; from the coding sequence ATGGCCAAGGTGACAGGCATAGGCGGCTTCTTCTTCCGGGCGCGTGATCCGAAGGCGCTTGCCGCCTGGTACGAGACGCATCTCGGCATTGACGACATAGCTAAGACCGTATGGCGGCAGCAGGCGGGACCGACCGTGTTCACGCCCTTCTCGGAAGACACCGATTATTTCGGGCGCGCCGGACAGCAGTGGCTGATCAATTTCCGCGTTGATGACCTAGACGCGATGATGGCAGGCCTCGAGGCGGCAGGCATCGCCGTCGAGACCCGTGCGGAATGGGATTCCGAGGTCGGCCGCTTCTGCCGCATCCATGATCCGGAGGGCAATCCAATCGAATTGTGGGAGCCCTCGGCCGGCAATCGATAG